A single genomic interval of Armigeres subalbatus isolate Guangzhou_Male chromosome 1, GZ_Asu_2, whole genome shotgun sequence harbors:
- the LOC134205039 gene encoding zinc finger protein 652-A-like translates to MAKRCVVTGCEASNQDFGTYLFSFPKADEVLRRRWIDAVGKPESWHITDEAAFVCWSHFENKAIQQDVSGFRRTSDAVPTQYLNSDHLLNRISDYFCRFCARSLLSELMGNSISDINRSDDAKKFLALLLPMEDGRRLSNLACDECLMQIKLTIRFIRNCSKATKELERIVELRSSINSEQSKSKGFKVEMNEFEEIPFDSLESEVKVEVSSLMDDISDRDDRFSESDDDNIPLAVQFKQELTEKDLKCSYCSFSCAKRIQLASHMKKHRDILSSKSNQKARLDCGECDFSCNKPVQLKNHRKKHKVRTEQSSTENVSTHKTNEERNENPSNFNADEHDSCASNSDESEDDSPTSKSSSSNLISCSECPYTCTRAIQLASHKKKHTGYQIRRAKWAEKQKVKDSYECEFCDFKCKLRRQMAGHRASHSDLIRKSKPSGKERDHMCSICGKILTTRGSFFVHMKYHNDQRDFSCDICGKKFYSKRDVTMHVESFHEKKVYECEICGVKCTWKNALSKHMRKHDTSSYKLECSFCGKRFMAANELRLHVWRHTGQQLTCDICGAGYRFNFLLTQHKIRAHGIQVEGVKLYKRFRKENKASNTKSSQHKLSQDDITSTEVPSQTTTISEIRGEATRIDQQPSKQPTEDTTSSSYSSEMPAGTYPHPAIHPSHVSAPGDAHQQLPFHTLGPLIEPGVQQTNLFNNY, encoded by the exons ATGGCTAAGCGCTGTGTTGTCACCGGTTGTGAAGCATCCAATCAAGATTTTGGCACATATCTGTTCTCTTTCCCGAAGGCCGATGAAGTTCTTCGTCGGCGGTGGATTGATGCTGTTGGAAAACCGGAAAGCTGGCATATCACGGACGAGGCGGCTTTCGTCTGTTGGAGCCACTTTGAAAACAAGGCCATCCAACAAGATGTTTCGGGATTTCGACGCACGAGTGATGCGGTGCCCACGCAATATCTCAACTCTGATCATCTGTTAAATCGCATTTCGGATTACTTTTGTCGGTTTTGTGCACGCAGTCTGCTTAGTGAGTTAATGGGTAACAGCATTAGTGATATAAATCGATCGGATGATGCTAAAAAGTTCCTTGCATTACTGTTACCTATGGAGGATGGTCGACGCTTGTCCAACTTGGCGTGTGACGAATGTCTTATGCAGATAAAACTAACGATTAGATTTATCAGAAACTGCTCGAAAGCCACCAAGGAATTAGAAAGGATAGTTGAACTTCGCTCATCGATAAACTCggaacaatccaaatccaaaggaTTCAAAGTGGAAATGAACGAATTTGAGGAAATCCCTTTCGATAGCTTAGAATCGGAGGTGAAGGTTGAAGTCTCCAGTTTAATGGACGATATCAGTGACCGAGACGACCGGTTTTCGGAATCCGATGACGACAACATCCCGTTGGCAGTGCAATTTAAGCAAGAACTCACAGAAAAGGATTTGAAATGTTCGTACTGCTCTTTTAGTTGCGCGAAACGGATACAATTAGCTAGTCACATGAAAAAACATCGAGACATTCTGTCATCGAAGTCTAATCAAAAAGCCAGGTTGGACTGTGGTGAATGTGATTTCAGCTGTAATAAACCTGTGCAATTGAAAAATCATCGTAAAAAACATAAAGTAAGAACGGAACAATCAAGCACAGAAAACGTGTCGACCCATAAGACGAATGAAGAGAGAAATGAAAACCCCTCGAACTTTAATGCCGACGAACACGACTCATGCGCTTCTAACTCGGATGAATCAGAAGATGATTCGCCTACTAGcaagtcatcatcatcaaaccTTATTAGTTGTTCCGAATGCCCGTACACGTGCACCCGAGCAATACAGCTGGCCAGTCACAAGAAGAAACATACAGGTTACCAAATAAGACGAGCAAAATGGGCGGAGAAACAGAAAGTTAAGGACAGCTACGAGTGTGAATTTTGCGACTTCAAGTGCAAACTGCGCCGCCAGATGGCGGGCCACCGGGCGTCGCATTCGGACTTGATCAGGAAATCGAAGCCATCCGGAAAAGAGCGTGATCACATGTGTTCAATTTGCGGCAAAATACTTACGACGCGGGGATCATTCTTTGTGCACATGAAGTATCACAACGATCAGCGGGATTTTTCGTGCGACATTTGCGGTAAGAAGTTTTACTCCAAACGGGATGTCACAATGCACGTGGAATCTTTCCACGAGAAAAAGGTGTACGAGTGCGAGATCTGCGGCGTTAAATGCACCTGGAAGAACGCCCTCAGTAAGCACATGCGGAAGCACGATACCAGCTCGTATAAGCTCGAGTGTTCGTTCTGCGGCAAACGGTTTATGGCGGCCAACGAACTGCGATTGCACGTCTGGCGACACACCGGGCAACAATTGACGTGCGATATTTGCGGAGCTGGATATAG ATTCAACTTCCTTTTGACACAGCATAAGATTCGAGCACATGGAATACAAGTCGAAGGCGTAAAACTTTACAAACGGtttcgaaaagaaaataaaGCAAGCAACACTAAAAGTTCCCAACACAAGTTGAGTCAAGATGACATCACATCAACAGAAGTCCCATCACAAACTACTACAATATCAGAAATACGCGGTGAAGCTACACGTATTGACCAACAACCCTCAAAGCAACCAACGGAAGATACAACCAGTTCCTCTTACTCATCGGAAATGCCAGCGGGCACGTATCCACACCCTGCAATACATCCATCGCATGTATCTGCACCTGGTGATGCCCATCAGCAATTACCGTTTCATACTTTGGGACCTTTGATAGAGCCTGGAGTACAGCAAACCAATCTCTTCAATAATTATTGA
- the LOC134205044 gene encoding low molecular weight phosphotyrosine protein phosphatase 1-like, which produces MADKRKALFICLGNICRSPIAEAVFLKSIDEAGVADQWEVDSAAIGGWHVGKLPDHRALATMKKHDLPYDNRARQITKEDFNHYDYIFGMDEENMSDLKSRAPKGSKAKQLLLGDYDTDAPGKIIRDPYYDQGSDGFEQCYVQCVRCCKGFLAKVDKGDV; this is translated from the exons ATGGCTGATAAGAGGAAAGCACTTTTTATCTGTCTCG GTAACATTTGCCGCTCACCAATAGCGGAAGCCGTATTTCTGAAGTCAATCGACGAAGCCGGTGTCGCCGATCAGTGGGAAGTGGATAGCGCTGCCATCGGTGGATGGCATGTGGGAAAGCTGCCGGACCACCGGGCGCTAGCCACCATGAAGAAGCACGACTTGCCGTACGACAATCGCGCCCGTCAGATTACCAAAGAGGACTTCAATCACTACGACTACATTTTCGGTATGGACGAGGAAAATATGTCCGATCTGAAAAGTCGCGCTCCGAAGGGATCCAAGGCGAAACAATTGCTGTTGGGTGACTACGATACGGATGCGCCCGGGAAAATCATTCGCGATCCGTACTACGATCAGGGGTCCGACGGGTTTGAACAGTGTTACGTCCAGTGCGTGCGATGCTGCAAGGGTTTCCTAGCCAAGGTTGACAAAGGTGACGTCTGA
- the LOC134205042 gene encoding zinc finger protein 286A-like isoform X6: MFDHRKIEVLEKHYDLPTPDGEIEQMEEWLEDDAVDNETDVVHVSDSVPNEIFQYSVEMCQKDGTPKKTQSMKRKRELSSNGPEKQRRKRGSKSSDDPNRPRLNDFKCYICKSDPLGSAKDLLDHLTLHNDLLPYTCTLCIQDMVEIKQLRSLNLHLKMHEQPIKCEYCDRRYANDRAKDYHVQTFHLGDNAPCPSTCDLCGKVCPSALSLRTHKKRHTISFNCEFCSKGFAEKSKLKRHISRVHEKSGSYECTICLKRLTTIDAYEHHVRTIHEGRRDYECDVCGRTFTTAAFLRMHQKHYQGGVCKPKNNWTPYYTTRVNEEGIKLYNCKLCNKEDMRAISEHLRVHFPEDYECPICLVKFPRKSSFDRHRLTHSEITHHCFSCEKTFLSSRKLTSHLDKVHGIGRILETNELPLVSDEELDFDVVD; the protein is encoded by the coding sequence ATGTTTGACCATAGGAAGATCGAGGTTCTCGAAAAACATTATGATCTCCCCACCCCAGATGGTGAGATAGAGCAAATGGAAGAGTGGTTGGAAGATGATGCAGTAGATAATGAAACTGATGTCGTGCATGTCAGTGATTCTGTGCCCAATGAGATTTTTCAGTATTCCGTCGAAATGTGCCAGAAAGATGGAACTCCTAAGAAAACGCAATCAATGAAACGAAAGCGAGAATTAAGCTCAAATGGACCGGAAAAACAACGTCGAAAAAGAGGTTCAAAATCATCAGATGATCCTAACAGGCCTCGATTGAATGACTTCAAATGTTATATATGTAAAAGTGATCCGCTAGGTTCTGCAAAAGACTTGTTGGACCATTTGACACTCCACAATGATCTGCTGCCCTATACATGCACTCTTTGCATCCAAGATATGgttgaaatcaaacaattgcgTTCCTTGAATCTCCATTTAAAGATGCACGAACAACCAATCAAGTGCGAGTACTGCGATCGCCGCTATGCCAATGATCGAGCCAAAGATTATCACGTCCAAACTTTCCATTTGGGAGACAATGCTCCTTGTCCATCCACGTGTGATTTGTGTGGGAAGGTATGCCCATCAGCCCTGTCGCTCAGAACGCACAAGAAAAGACACACGATTTCGTTCAATTGTGAATTCTGTTCGAAAGGATTTGCTGAGAAGTCCAAACTCAAAAGGCACATTTCACGGGTTCATGAAAAAAGCGGCAGCTATGAGTGTACGATCTGTCTGAAGCGCCTCACCACTATTGACGCGTACGAACATCATGTCCGCACTATCCACGAAGGTCGTCGCGACTATGAGTGCGATGTTTGTGGTCGCACTTTCACAACGGCTGCCTTCTTGCGGATGCATCAGAAGCATTATCAGGGTGGAGTATGCAAACCGAAAAACAACTGGACTCCCTACTATACCACCCGAGTCAACGAGGAAGGCATTAAACTGTATAACTGCAAACTGTGTAACAAAGAGGACATGCGCGCAATCAGCGAGCATCTGCGGGTTCACTTTCCCGAGGACTACGAGTGTCCGATTTGTTTGGTCAAGTTTCCGCGCAAATCGTCCTTCGACAGGCATCGGCTTACGCACAGCGAAATCACGCACCATTGCTTCAGCTGTGAGAAAACGTTTCTTAGTTCGCGAAAACTGACCAGCCATTTGGATAAAGTTCATGGCATAGGGCGGATCTTGGAGACGAACGAGCTGCCGTTGGTTTCAGACGAGGAGTTGGACTTCGACGTCGTAGATTAG
- the LOC134205042 gene encoding zinc finger protein 878-like isoform X1: METAKNFENVCRLCAAEKLKLRDIPGDERHKQLVDQMRNILKVQYEENDGLPQKVCKPCVTAMQKIQDTLDEYRKNDMLMRKQLLGLEEIEVKLEELDNIDRPYSIQNVKIEVLEKHYDLPTPDGEIEQMEEWLEDDAVDNETDVVHVSDSVPNEIFQYSVEMCQKDGTPKKTQSMKRKRELSSNGPEKQRRKRGSKSSDDPNRPRLNDFKCYICKSDPLGSAKDLLDHLTLHNDLLPYTCTLCIQDMVEIKQLRSLNLHLKMHEQPIKCEYCDRRYANDRAKDYHVQTFHLGDNAPCPSTCDLCGKVCPSALSLRTHKKRHTISFNCEFCSKGFAEKSKLKRHISRVHEKSGSYECTICLKRLTTIDAYEHHVRTIHEGRRDYECDVCGRTFTTAAFLRMHQKHYQGGVCKPKNNWTPYYTTRVNEEGIKLYNCKLCNKEDMRAISEHLRVHFPEDYECPICLVKFPRKSSFDRHRLTHSEITHHCFSCEKTFLSSRKLTSHLDKVHGIGRILETNELPLVSDEELDFDVVD, translated from the exons ATGGAAACGGCTAAGAATTTTGAAAACGTTTGCCGTCTGTGCGCAGCAGAAAAGCTTAAATTGAGGGACATCCCTGGTGATGAGCGCCATAAGCAGCTGGTCGATCAGATGCGGAACATTTTGAAAGTGCAG TATGAAGAAAATGATGGCCTTCCACAGAAGGTGTGTAAACCGTGCGTTACCGCTATGCAGAAAATCCAAGACACCCTGGACGAGTACCGCAAAAACGATATGCTAATGAGGAAGCAGCTTCTCGGCCTGGAAGAAATCGAGGTCAAACTGGAGGAATTGGACAACATTGATAGACCGTACAGCATACAAAATGT GAAGATCGAGGTTCTCGAAAAACATTATGATCTCCCCACCCCAGATGGTGAGATAGAGCAAATGGAAGAGTGGTTGGAAGATGATGCAGTAGATAATGAAACTGATGTCGTGCATGTCAGTGATTCTGTGCCCAATGAGATTTTTCAGTATTCCGTCGAAATGTGCCAGAAAGATGGAACTCCTAAGAAAACGCAATCAATGAAACGAAAGCGAGAATTAAGCTCAAATGGACCGGAAAAACAACGTCGAAAAAGAGGTTCAAAATCATCAGATGATCCTAACAGGCCTCGATTGAATGACTTCAAATGTTATATATGTAAAAGTGATCCGCTAGGTTCTGCAAAAGACTTGTTGGACCATTTGACACTCCACAATGATCTGCTGCCCTATACATGCACTCTTTGCATCCAAGATATGgttgaaatcaaacaattgcgTTCCTTGAATCTCCATTTAAAGATGCACGAACAACCAATCAAGTGCGAGTACTGCGATCGCCGCTATGCCAATGATCGAGCCAAAGATTATCACGTCCAAACTTTCCATTTGGGAGACAATGCTCCTTGTCCATCCACGTGTGATTTGTGTGGGAAGGTATGCCCATCAGCCCTGTCGCTCAGAACGCACAAGAAAAGACACACGATTTCGTTCAATTGTGAATTCTGTTCGAAAGGATTTGCTGAGAAGTCCAAACTCAAAAGGCACATTTCACGGGTTCATGAAAAAAGCGGCAGCTATGAGTGTACGATCTGTCTGAAGCGCCTCACCACTATTGACGCGTACGAACATCATGTCCGCACTATCCACGAAGGTCGTCGCGACTATGAGTGCGATGTTTGTGGTCGCACTTTCACAACGGCTGCCTTCTTGCGGATGCATCAGAAGCATTATCAGGGTGGAGTATGCAAACCGAAAAACAACTGGACTCCCTACTATACCACCCGAGTCAACGAGGAAGGCATTAAACTGTATAACTGCAAACTGTGTAACAAAGAGGACATGCGCGCAATCAGCGAGCATCTGCGGGTTCACTTTCCCGAGGACTACGAGTGTCCGATTTGTTTGGTCAAGTTTCCGCGCAAATCGTCCTTCGACAGGCATCGGCTTACGCACAGCGAAATCACGCACCATTGCTTCAGCTGTGAGAAAACGTTTCTTAGTTCGCGAAAACTGACCAGCCATTTGGATAAAGTTCATGGCATAGGGCGGATCTTGGAGACGAACGAGCTGCCGTTGGTTTCAGACGAGGAGTTGGACTTCGACGTCGTAGATTAG
- the LOC134205041 gene encoding zinc finger protein weckle-like: MDKVVQKCLTPNCDSTTGQSGISFFDFPCENKELIRSWNKALGFRANCKHIPDPKVCERHFHPDELDRNVDPPTLIRSNVVPSVDVVSAAVGKPEVRDEIGGSSNESSYCRLCAKVERQPLKNNLEKLMKCSDTAKLLEICLESSQEYELLPSGVCDACSHMIKFWIKFIRTCSCAQSKLIKIFTVKEGMIKEDDEEDRKPDADNVSSVIKKEAEESSELPTDYLMVAVETDDKSQELGFIISEETENPDHMPLAMQKLEDHSSEDVKEEPCEMDSDSDYDIRKDFVASSSSDSHSETDDDDADEYDPEEEQMAKLRKNIALKYDPDDDFVEEKPKKKRGRPRKNEPRPPKGSRKPREKRDKSTDDKPASLSKQVCQICGKILSSSATFNVHMMTHTQQKDIVCPICDRRFYVKQQLKIHIESIHEKKDFVCNICGLKCRWRKSLRRHMLLHDDNPYKHKCTYCDKAFARPNQLRYHVMKHTGDRVYCDICGADYRFNYMLTQHKIRKHGIVVEGVQLYKQSSRKKKTEGGEQSSSPRKNRLVQQAETQIQLPVDSPVHPSITPIIQQIALPEHDRTNQSDLTHVSDLGSPATTASFATIGSPEPLPPHFQGHPHSHPVLQQHQAHHHQQPSPLSGFNGEALAMSMPSGLIGFTSMSRQ; the protein is encoded by the exons ATGGACAAAGTGGTGCAGAAGTGTCTTACACCGAACTGCGACTCTACGACGGGTCAATCCGGCATTAGCTTTTTCGACTTCCCCTGTGAAAACAAGGAACTAATACGCTCCTGGAACAAGGCACTAGGATTCCGTGCGAACTGTAAGCACATTCCTGATCCGAAGGTTTGCGAACGGCATTTCCACCCAGATGAACTTGATCGGAATGTTGACCCGCCAACGCTAATCCGGTCGAATGTCGTACCATCAGTAGATGTGGTCTCCGCTGCAGTTGGCAAACCGGAAGTAAGGGATGAGATTGGTGGTAGCAGCAATGAGTCGAGCTATTGCCGACTATGTGCGAAAGTGGAACGACAGCCGCTGAAAAACAATCTTGAAAAGCTAATGAAGTGCAGCGATACGGCCAAATTGTTGGAAATATGCTTGGAATCGAGTCAGGAGTATGAGCTGCTTCCCAGTGGAGTGTGTGATGCTTGCTCTCACATGATAAAGTTCTGGATCAAATTCATAAGGACATGCAGTTGTGCGCAAAGCAAGTTGATTAAAATTTTCACGGTCAAGGAAGGAATGATCAAGGAGGATGACGAAGAAGATAGGAAGCCGGATGCTGATAACGTTAGCTCAGTTATTAAGAAAGAGGCGGAAGAATCCAGCGAGCTCCCAACGGATTATTTAATGGTGGCCGTTGAAACTGATGACAAATCCCAAGAATTAGGTTTTATCATAAGTGAAGAAACGGAAAATCCAGATCATATGCCGTTAGCTATGCAGAAGCTAGAAGACCACTCATCAGAAGACGTGAAAGAGGAACCCTGTGAAATGGATTCTGATTCGGACTATGATATTCGGAAAGATTTCGTGGCATCTTCTAGTTCCGATAGTCACTCTGAGACGGATGATGACGACGCTGATGAATATGATCCCGAAGAGGAACAAATGGCAAAACTTCGTAAGAACATAGCGTTGAAATACGATCCTGATGATGATTTCGTTGAAGAGAAGCCGAAAAAGAAACGCGGTCGGCCTAGAAAGAATGAGCCACGCCCTCCTAAAGGATCTCGAAAGCCCAGGGAAAAGCGGGATAAGAGCACGGACGACAAGCCAGCATCTTTATCGAAGCAAGTTTGCCAAATTTGTGGCAAAATCCTGTCAAGCAGTGCCACATTCAACGTTCACATGATGACGCACACCCAACAGAAGGACATAGTGTGTCCTATATGCGATCGGCGATTCTATGTCAAGCAGCAGCTTAAGATCCACATCGAGTCGATTCACGAGAAGAAGGACTTTGTGTGCAACATCTGTGGGCTGAAATGTCGCTGGCGGAAAAGTCTCCGGAGGCATATGCTCCTCCACGACGACAATCCCTACAAGCACAAGTGCACCTATTGTGACAAGGCGTTCGCCCGACCAAATCAGTTACGCTATCATGTTATGAAACATACCGGAGATCGGGTATACTGTGACATCTGCGGAGCAGATTACAG ATTTAATTACATGTTAACGCAACACAAAATACGCAAGCATGGAATTGTGGTCGAAGGTGTTCAACTATATAAGCAAAGTTCCCGCAAAAAGAAAACAGAGGGTGGAGAACAGTCATCCAGCCCTAGGAAAAATCGTCTGGTCCAACAAGCGGAAACACAAATACAATTGCCGGTGGATTCCCCGGTGCACCCTTCCATTACACCCATAATACAGCAGATAGCTCTTCCTGAGCATGACCGTACTAATCAGAGCGATCTGACGCATGTTTCGGACCTGGGAAGTCCAGCCACAACAGCTTCGTTTGCAACAATCGGTTCCCCCGAACCGCTACCACCACATTTCCAAGGCCATCCACACTCGCACCCCGTTTTGCAGCAACACCAAGCACATCATCACCAACAACCATCACCGTTGAGTGGATTCAATGGAGAAGCACTAGCCATGTCGATGCCATCTGGTCTCATTGGATTCACATCGATGAGTAGACAATAG